A genomic stretch from Falco naumanni isolate bFalNau1 chromosome 4, bFalNau1.pat, whole genome shotgun sequence includes:
- the EVX1 gene encoding homeobox even-skipped homolog protein 1 encodes METRKEMVMFLEGTQLGALVGKRVPNLSEAVGSPAPEPQEKMIHRNCLSPRPGPLSSRERGGGGGGGGEDEEEVEVLPGTGTVPESRSAAAALLSAGQQPPASEPPSSKGQQSSSDTESDFYEEIEVSCTPDCATGSAEYQHSKGPCSEALAGSPSGGGDHSKGSGGSGGSQGSLACSASDQMRRYRTAFTREQIARLEKEFYRENYVSRPRRCELAAALNLPETTIKVWFQNRRMKDKRQRLAMTWPHPADPAFYTYMMSHAAATGNLPYPFPSHLPLPYYSHMGIGATSASAATPFSTPLRPLDTFRVLSHPYPRPELLCAFRHPSLYPAPTHGLSSAGGNPCSCLACHSGQSNGLAQRPSGSDFTCSATTRTDSFLTFTPSVLSKATSVSMDQREEVPLTR; translated from the exons ATGGAAACCAGGAAGGAGATGGTGATGTTTCTGGAAGGGACACAACTTGGCGCTCTAGTTGGCAAGAGGGTGCCTAATTTGTCCGAAGCAGTGGGGAGCCCCGCTCCGGAGCCGCAGGAGAAGATGATCCATCGGAACTGCCTCAGCCCCAGACCTGGCCCCTTGTCGTCCcgggagagaggaggaggaggaggtggcggAGGAGAGGACGAAGAGGAGGTGGAGGTGCTGCCAGGGACAGGGACGGTGCCGGAGAGCCGCTCGGCAGCGGCAGCACTGCTTTCGGCCGGACAGCAGCCCCCCGCCTCGGAGCCCCCCTCCAGCaaagggcagcagagcagctcggACACCGAGTCGGATTTCTATGAGGAAATCGAGGTGAGCTGCACCCCGGACTGCGCCACGGGGAGCGCCGAGTACCAGCACAGCAAAG GGCCGTGCTCCGAGGCGCTGGCCGGCAGCCCCAGCGGCGGGGGGGATCACTCCAAGGGCAGCGGAGGCAGCGGCGGCTCCCAGGGCTCGCTGGCCTGCAGCGCCAGCGACCAGATGCGCCGCTACCGCACCGCCTTCACCCGCGAGCAGATCGCCCGGCTGGAGAAGGAGTTTTACCGGGAAAACTACGTGTCCAGGCCCCGGAGATGTGAACTGGCGGCTGCTCTAAATCTGCCAGAAACCACCATCAAG GTTTGGTTCCAGAACCGTAGGATGAAGGACAAGCGGCAGCGCCTGGCCATGACCTGGCCTCACCCGGCCGACCCGGCGTTTTATACCTACATGATGAGCCACGCGGCGGCCACCGGCAATTTGCCCTACCCGTTCCCGTcccacctgcccctgccctACTACTCCCACATGGGCATCGGCGCCACATCGGCCTCTGCCGCCACCCCCTTCAGTACCCCCCTGAGGCCGCTGGACACCTTCAGGGTCCTCTCCCACCCCTACCCGAGACCAGAACTTCTGTGCGCCTTCAGACATCCCTCTCTCTACCCTGCCCCGACTCATGGACTCAGCAGCGCCGGGGGcaacccctgctcctgcctggcttgCCACAGCGGCCAGTCCAACGGACTGGCACAGAGACCCTCTGGATCAGACTTTACCTGTTCGGCCACAACCAGGACTGACTCTTTCCTCACTTTCACACCCTCTGTGCTGAGCAAAGCCACCTCAGTTTCCATGGACCAGCGAGAAGAAGTACCTTTAACGAGATAA